The Amycolatopsis sp. DG1A-15b genome contains the following window.
GTTCAAGCAGCCGTTCCACGACGTCCGCGTGCTGATCGTCGGGCAGGACCCGTACCCGACGCCCGGGCACGCGGTGGGCCTGAGCTTCTCGGTGGCGCCGGACGTCCGGCCGATCCCGAAGAGCCTGGTCAACATCTACAAGGAGTACACCGAAGACCTCGGCCACCCGCTGCCGTCCAACGGCGACCTGACGCCGTGGGCCGACCAGGGCGTGCTGCTGCTCAACAGGGCCCTCACCGTGCAGCCGGGGAAGTCGAATTCGCACCAGGGCAAGGGCTGGGAAGAGGTCACCGAGCAGGCGATCAAGGCCCTCGCGGCCCGGTCGGAGCCGATGGTGGCGATCCTGTGGGGCCGCAACGCCCGCAACCTGCGCCCGATGCTCGGCGAGGTGCCGTGCATCGAGTCCGCGCACCCCAGCCCGCTCTCGGCGCACAACGGCTTCTTCGGGTCGCGCCCGTTCAGCCGGGCCAACCAGCTCCTGGAGCAGCAGGGCGCGGCGCCGGTGGACTGGAAACTGCCGTAGGTTCGGTGTCCGGATCCGCGGGCCGGCTCCGACCAGGGGGAAACGGATCCTTGGAGGACACCATGAACGTCACATCGGCCGACGGCACGTCGATCTGCTTCGAGCAGCGCGGAGACGGCCCGCCGGTGATCCTGGTCGGCGGCGCGTTCAACGACCGCACGACCGTGGCGGCGCTGGCCGACGTGCTGGCGTCCGACTTCACGACGATCGCCTACGACCGCCGCGGGCGCGGTGACTCCGGCGACTCGGCCGAGTACGCGATGGAGCGTGAGATCGAGGACATCGCCGCGCTGATCGCCCAGGTGGGCGGAACGGCGTCGGTGTTCGGGCACTCGTCGGGCGCGGTCCTGGCCCTGGAGGCGGCCGCGGCGGGTCTCCCGATCGATCGCGTGGTGGCCTACGAACCGCCGTACGCGACGGACGAGCACCCGCGGGCCGACGTCGTGGCCGAGGTGCGCGCCCAGCTCGCGGCGGGGGACCGGGACGGCGCGGTGGCGACGTTCCTGAAGGTCGCCGGCACGCCGGACGAGATGATCGAGGGGATGAAGCAGGCCCCGGTGTGGGCGTGGTTCACGGCGCTGGCGCACACGCTGCCGTACGACCTGACGATCTGCGGCCCGGACACCCACCCGCGCACGGAGAACCTGGCCCGCATCAAGGTGCCGACGCTGGTGATCGGCGGCGGCGCGAGCGACGAGGCACTCCAGTCGGGTGCCCGCGCGGCGGCCGCGGCGGTGCCGGGCGCTCGTCACGAGACCTTGGCCGGGCAGGACCACGGGGTGCTGCAGTTCCCGGAGACCTTGAAGCCGTTGCTGACGGACTTCCTCAAGCGGACATGAAAATGGCGGGTGCTCCGAAGAGCACCCGCCATCCCAAACTTCTCGCCTCAGCCGCGAACGACCTTGCCCGCCTTGATGCACGAGGTGCACACGTTCAGGCGCTTGCGCTGGGACACACCCACCTTGGCGTGCACGGTCTGGATGTTCGGGTTCCACCGGCGGTTGGTACGGCGGTGGGAGTGCGAGACCGACTTGCCGAAGCCGGGTCCCTTGCCACAGACGTCGCACACGGCAGCCACGTCGAACTCCTTTGGATCTGGGTCATAGAAATGAGCCCAGATGCACTGGGCAACTCGACCATAGTAACTACTGGCTTTCCAAGGTTCCGCACCGGGTCGATACGCTGCCTCGGACCGGTCAGGAGGTTACGGGGTGCGGGTGCTGGACGCGGCGGCGGTGTCGGCTTGGGCTGCGGGTTGTGTGCGCAGCCTGGCGAGCCTGCGGCCGGCCATCGACGAGATCAACGTCTACCCCGTCGCCGATTCCGACACCGGTTCCAACATGCTCTTCACGATGACCGGCGCGGCCCGGGCACTCTCCGAAGCAACCCCGGGTGACGCCGCCGAAGCGCTGAAGGTCCTCGCGCGGGGCGCGGTCGCCTCCGCCAAGGGCAACTCCGGCGTGATCCTTTCCCAGGTCGTGCGCGGGCTCGCCGATCGCGCCGAAGGCGACCTGGACGGCCCGTGGCTGGCCGCGGCCCTCGGGCACGCCGACGAGGTCGCCACCGGCGCCGTCAGCCGCCCGGTCGCCGGGACGATCTTGACCGTCCTGCACGCCGTCGCCCTCGCCGTCCGCGGTGACACGAGCTCTCTGGCCGAAATCGCCGCAAAAGCCGCGAAAGAGGCCGCGCACGCCCTCGAGAAGACGCCCGAGCAGCTGCCCGCGCTGGCCAGGGCCGGGGTCGTCGACGCCGGGGCACGCGGTCTCGTCGCCGTGCTCGACGCGCTGGTCGGCGTGCTCACCGGCGCCCCGATCGAGCAGGAACACCCCCTCGAAGTGCACGCGATCGCGCACGCCGAGACCTACGCCTGGGAGGTCATGTACCTCCTCGACGGCGTCGACGAGGCGAGCCTGCCGACCCTGCGCAAGGAACTGAGCGGCCTCGGCGACAGCGTCACGGTGGCCGGCGACGGCTCGGGCAGCCACGCCGTGCACGTCCACTGCGCCGACATCGGCGCCGCCATCGAGGCCGGGCTCGCGCTCGGGCGCCCGCGCAAGATCCGGGTCGAGCCGCTGCTCACGGCGACGCCGATCGAACCCGGCGGCGGGATCGACCGCACGGTCGTCGCCGTCGTCCACGGCGGCGCGCTGGCCGAGCTGCTGCGCGCCGAAAGCATCCCGGTGCTGGCCGTGCCCGAAGGCGGCACGCCGAGCGTCGAGGACATGATGGGCCTGCTCAACGAGGCTCCCGGGCAGCAGGTGACCGTGCTGCCGGGCAGCGCCGCCCTCACCGCCGCCGCCGACGCCGCGGCCGGGCACGCGATGGCCGCCGACCGGGACGTCGTGGTCATCCCGTGCGCGTCGCCGGTGCAGGTGCTGGCCGCCCTCGCCGTGCACGACGCCGGGCGCCGCACCAACGACGACGTCGTCGCGATGGCCGAAGCGGCCGCCGCGACCAGGCGTGGCGAACTGCGGATCGCGCAGGAGGAGTCGCTAACCTGGGTGGGCCGGGCCCAGTCCGGCGATGTCGTCGGCCTGGTCGACGACGAGGTGGTGCTGATCGAACCCGCGCCCGCGTCCGAGACGAACCTGGTCGCGGCCGCGATGAAGGTGCTGAACCGGATGCTCGCGCTCGGCGGGGAGCTGGTGACGGTGCTGAGCGGGGCGGCGGCCCCGCCGGGGGTCGCCGAGGAGCTCGCGGAGCAGCTGCGGGTGGAGCACCCGGAGGTGGAATTGGCCGGCTACGCCAGCGGCCAGGCGGACGCCGTGCTGCTGATGGGAGTCGAATAGCGGATGGCCGGACTGCGCGACAAGCTGCCGTTGCTGCTGGGTGCCAAGACGGCGAAGGCGCTCGCCACGTCGTTGGACATCGAGACGGTCAGCGACCTGCTGCGCCACTACCCGCGCCGCTACGCCGAGCGCGGCGAGCTCACCGACATCCACGGTCTCGAGCTCGGCGAGCACGCCACCGTGCTGGCGCGCATCGAAAAGGTGAGCAAGCGGCGGATGAAAGCCCGCAACGGGACCATCCTCGACATGGTGATCACCGACGGGAAACGGCGGCTGACCTGTGCGTTCTTCAACCAGGCCTGGCGCGAGAAGGACCTCGTCCCCGGCAAGACCGGCCTGTTCGCCGGCAAGGTGTCCGCCTTCCGCGACACCCTGCAGCTGACCAACCCCGAGTACGAGCTGTTCGACGCCGAGAACGAAGCCGAGGCGATGGACAACTTCCTCGCCGCGATCATCCCGGTGTACCCGGCGGCGCAGGGCATGCCGACCTGGTCGATCGCCAAGTGCGTGCGCCAGGTCCTCGACGTCCTCGAGGTCGACGACGACCCGATGCCCGCCGAACTGCGGCGCCTGCACCGCCTGGCCGACCTCGACAACGCGCTGCGCGGCATCCACCGCCCGGAGAACTGGGCGCACCTGGAGGCGTCGAAGAAGCGGCTCAAGTGGGACGAAGCCATGGCCGTGCAGCTGATTTTCGCGCAGCGGCGCCACTCGGCGATCTCGCGTCCGGCGAAGGCCAACCCGCACGTCAGCGGCGGGCTCATGGACGCCTTCGACAAGCGGCTGCCTTTCGACCTCACCGCCGGCCAGCGGGGGATCGGCGACGAGATCGCCGCGGACCTGGCCTCGGAGCACCCGATGAACCGGCTGCTGCAGGGCGAGGTCGGCTCGGGCAAGACGGTCGTCGCGCTGCGGGCGATGCTGCAGGTCGTCGACAACGGGCGGCAGGCCGCGATGCTGGCGCCGACCGAAGTCCTCGCCGCGCAGCACGCGCGGTCGCTGCGGGAGATGCTCGGCGACCTCGGCCAGGCGGGCGAGCTGGGTGCGGCGGAGAACGCCACCCGCGTGACGCTGCTCACCGGGTCGATGGGCGCGAAAGAGCGCAAGAAGTCGTTGCTGGAGATCGTCAGCGGGGAAGCCGGCATCGTCGTCGGCACGCACGCGCTGATCCAGGACCACGTCGAGTTCGCCGATCTCGGCCTCGCCGTCGTCGACGAACAGCACCGCTTCGGCGTCGAGCAGCGGGACGCGCTGCGCACCCGAGGCGCCGGCGACACCAGCCCGCACGTGCTCGTCATGACCGCGACGCCGATCCCGCGTACGGTCGCGATGACCGTCTACGGCGACCTGGAGGTGTCCGCGCTGCGCGAGATGCCGGTCGGGCGGTCGCCGATCGCCACCACGGTCGTGCCGGTCGCCGAGAAACCCGCCTGGTTCGAGCGGATCTGGCAGCGCGTGCGCGAAGAGGTCGGCAAGGGGCACCAGGCGTACGTCGTGTGCCCGCGGATCGGTGACGAGCCGCCGTCGGACAAGAGCGACAAGCGGCCGCCGCTCGCGGTCCTCGAGGTCGCGCCCGAGCTGGAACACGGCCCGCTGCAGGGCCTGAAGATCGGCGTGCTGCACGGCCGGATGCCGCCCGACGACAAGGACGCCGTGATGCGGGCGTTCTCCGCCGGGGACCTCGACGTCCTGGTGGCCACCACGGTGATCGAGGTCGGCGTGAACGTGCCGAACGCGACCGCGATGGTGATCATGGACGCCGACCGGTTCGGCGTCAGCCAGCTGCACCAGCTGCGCGGCCGCGTCGGCCGGGGCAGCGTGCCGGGGCTGTGCCTGCTGGTCACCGAAACCCTCGACGGCACGGCGACGCGCGAGCGGCTGGCGGCGGTCGAGTCCACGACGGACGGCTTCGAGCTGTCGCGCCTCGACCTCGAACTGCGCCGCGAAGGCGACATCCTCGGTGCCGCGCAGTCCGGGAAGCGGTCCACGCTCAAGCTGCTTTCGCTGCTGCGGGACGAGGACGTGATCGCCGCGTCCCGCGCCCTGGCGCAGGAGCTCGTCACGCAGGACCCGGAGCTGACGAAGTACCGCGGCCTGGCGCAGATGGTCGCCGACGTCGTCGACGTCGAGCGCGCGGAGTACCTGGAGAAGAGCTGAGCGCCGTCCGCGCCGCCTCGGTGGCCGACGCCCCGGCGATCGGCGAGGTCCACGTGCGGTCCTGGCAGGCGGCGTACGCGGGCCTGATCCCGGACGGCTTCCTCGCGCGCCTCTCGGCCGAGTCGCGGGCGGCGTCCTGGGCCCGGCGCATCGCCGACGGCAACGGGCAGGTGCTGGTCGTCGAGGAAGACGGGGTCGTCGCGGGCTTCGCCGCGTTCGGGCCTTCGCAGCTGTACGCGCTCTACCTGTTACCCGAGTTCTGGGGCCGGGGGCTCGGCCGGGTGCTGCACGACCGGGTCGTCGAAGAGCTCTCCGGCGACAGCGCCGTCCTGTGGGTGCTCGCGACGAACGAGCGGGCGAAGGCCTTCTACGTCCGGCAGGGCTGGGTGGACGACGGTGCCCGCCAGACCGAGACGATCGACGACGGGCGCGTCACCCTGGAGGAGATGCGGTACCGCCGCCGGTTGCCGTGAACACGCCGGCTTTCGCGGCCGTGGCGGCCGCGGCGGCGGCGACTCCCGCGTCCGCCGGTGTCACGCCTTCCCGGGACACGAACAGCCGGTAGAAGATCGGCCCGCAGGCCACCCGCACCGCCTCCACCGGATCGGTGCCGGGCGGCACTTCGCCGCGCTCGATCGCCCGGGCCACGGCGGCCGCCGAACGGGCGTGGCGGTCGACGTAGAACTCGCGCAGGGCGTCGGCCGCGCGCGGGGAGAGGAACGCCGCCGAGATCGACGCCGTGGGCAGCTCGCGCTCACCCGGGGTGGTGAAGTAGCGCACGAGCTCCAGGTTGATCGCGCGCAGGTCGCCTTCGAGGGAACCGGTGTCCGGCACCGCCCACTCCTGCTCGGCGCCCATCAGCAGCGCCGCCGCGACCAGGCCTTCGGCGGACTCCCAGCGGCGGTACAGCGTCGTCTTGTGCACGCCGGAGCGGTCGGCGACCGCCTCGACGGTCAGCTCCGCGTACCCGCGTTCGCCGAGCAGCTCGAGGGTGGCGTCGAGCGCGGCGAGGCGGGTCCGCTCGGTGCGGCCGCCCGGGCGCTTCGTCCCGGAAATCTCCGTTGCCAACTGCTACTCCTGTTGCGTTAGTGTGCTCAGTATGACAGGAACCGTCGCCGTTGCCGAAATCGCCGACCTGATCGGCGACGCCGAAGTCGTCGCCATCGGCGAGAACAACCATCACATCCGCGAGTTCGGCGTGCTGCGCGACCGCCTCCTGCGCCACCTCGTCACCGAGCGCGGGTTCACGGTGCTCGGGTTCGAGGGCGGCTTCGCGGAGGGGCACCTGGTCGACGCGTGGCTGCGGGGCGGCCCGGGCGAGGTCGCCGACGTCGCCCGCGACGGCTTCACCTTCGGCCTCGGCGACTCGGCGGAGATGCACGAGATGCTGACCTGGCTGCGCGGCCGCGGCGTCCGGTTCGCCGGGCTCGACGTGCCGAGTTCGGCGGGGTCGCCGGTGCCCGCGCTCCAGGCGCTGCGCGCGGAAGTCCGGCGCGTGGATCCGGCCAACGTGTCCCTTGCGGACAACGCGCTTTCCGCGTGTGAGCCGTATGCGTCGGTGAGCAGCGCGGTCGCGCCCGGCCGTTATGCGGCGATGAACCCCGAAGCGCGGGCCGCGGCGACGAGGGCGTTGATCGTCCTGAAACGACATGTGGAGTCCCTCGGTTGCGATCCGGTCGCCGCACACCACGCGGAGGGCGCGCTGCGCGTCGACCTGTACCTCCGGGAGCTGCACGCGCTGATGGCGGGCCAGGCGCCCGAGCCGCAGAGCTCGTCGCGGGACAGGTACATGGCGGCCACCGTCCGGCTGCTGCGGCGGCTGCACCCGGGCGAGAAGATCGTGCTGATGCTCCACAACGGACACCTCCAGCGGATCCCGTTCTCGCCGATGCCGGGCATGACGGCGCCGTCGGCCGGCACGCACCTGGCCGCGGAGCTGGGGGACAAGTACTTCGCGCTCGCGCTCACCGCCGTCTCGGGGACGACGACCGGGCTGGCACCCGACCCGGCTTTCCCGCTGGGGTTCCGGATGTTCGAGCAGGCCCTCGGGGAGCCGGCGGAAGGCAGCGTCGAGGCGGTCCTCGCGGATCGGGCGCCGTGCGTGGTCGCGCACCCCGCGGCGACGGCCATCCGGCACGCGCACATGACACCGTCGGTGGACGTCGCGGCCGCGTGGGACGCCGTCGTCTGCCTGGAGAAGCAGGAAACCATTTTCGGGGGCACCGCCGGGTAGGTGTGCCCGTTCGGCTGATTGCCGTAGCGGCGGGAATGGGCGTTTCCTACCGGTATGGCCGGGCGGAGGCGGGCGCTGATCGTCGCCAACGGCGAGTACGACAACGCGGGGCTGCAGCGGCTGGGTTCCCCCGCGGCGGACGCCGACGCCCTGGCCGGGGTGCTCGCCGACCGGGCGATCAGCGACTTCGACGTCTCCGTCGTGCGGAACGAGACCGCGCACGTGGTGCAGGCCGAGATCGAGGACCTCTGTCTCGAGGGCAGGCCCGACGACGTCCTCCTGCTGCACTTCTCGTGCCACGGGTTGAAGGACGACGCGGGTGGGCTGTACTTCGCCGCCCGCAACACCCGCCCCGACCGCCTGCGGTCGACGGCGGTGTCCGCGGAGTTCGTGCAGCAGTGCATCCGGCAGAGCCGCTCGCGCAGCATCGTCCTGCTGCTGGACTGCTGCTACGGCGGCGCGTACGGGCAGGGGGTGGCGGTCCGGGCTTCGGGCGACGCGAACGTGCTCGACAGCTTCCGCGGCGGCCGGGGGCGGGCGGTCATCACGGCGTCGAACTCGATCGAGTACGCGTTCGAGGGCGCGACGCTGGCCTCGGACGAGCCGGCCGAGCCGTCGGTGTTCACCTCGGCGCTGGTCGAGGGCCTGCGCACGGGCGAGGCGGACCGCGACGAGGACGGCTGGATCGCCCTGGGCGAGCTGTACGAGTACTTGTTCGACCGGGTCCGCGAGCGCAACCCGAAGCAGACGCCGAGCCGCGACATCGAGATGCAGGGCGAGCTGTACCTGGCGAAGAGCCGCCGGCGGCGCATCAAGCCGTCCCGGGTCCCGCCCGATCTGGCGGCGGCGATCGGGGCGGAGAACCCGTTCACCAGGCTGGGCGCGGTGGCGGAGCTGCGGCGCCGCTTGTCGAGCTCGAACCTGCCGGTGGCGATGGGGGCGTTCGAGGCGCTCCGGGTGATGGTTTCGACGGACATCGAGCACGTGGCGGCGGCGGCTTCGGACGCGTTGTCGTTCGCGGTGGTGCGGGTGGACGTGCCGTCGGTGCGGTTGACGGCTCCGGCGGGTGCTCGGGCATCGGCTTCGTTGCGGGTTTCGGGGCCGCCGGTGGCGCGGGAGGTGCGGTTCGAGGCTTCGCACCCGTGGATCGCGGTGGCGGAGGTTTCGGGTGGGGCGCAGCTGTCGGTCACGGCGGGGGAGTCCGGGACGCGGCAGGGGAAGGTCGTGGTGAGTGGGCCGACCGGGGATGTGGTCGTCGCGGTGGAGATCGAGGCCCTGCCGGTCGCGGAGCCGGAGCCGGAAGCGGTGGTCGCGGAGGTCGAGCCGGAAGCGGTGGCTCGGGAACCGGAAGCGGTAGTGGCGGAGGCTGAGCCGGAACAGACGGCCCCGGAGCCGGCGGTCGAGCCCCACCCCGCAGTGGGCGCTGCGCCCCAGCCCGCAGTGGGAGCTGTGTCCGATCCCGCAGCGGCGGCCGAGCCTGAGCCCGCAGTGGGAGCTGCGCCCGATCCCGCAGCGGCGGCTGCGCCCGGCTCGGTGGCCGCCGAGCAGACCGGGCGGCCCGCGGCGGATTCCGGGCCCGAGCCGGCCGTCGCGGCTGTAGCGCAGCCTGCGGCGGCTGCCCCGGTACCCGTCGCCCGGCCGTCCACGGAACCGGCCGGGGCGATGGATCCGGTCGGCGGGTTCGCCGGGGTCGTCGCGATCGCCGGCGCGGTGTTCGCGGTGGCCGGGTTGCCGCTGAACTACCGCTACGACTATTCCTTGACCCAGTACCGGCCCGGCATGGAGTCCGCCGTCCTGATCGTGGCCGCGTGCGCCCTGGTCGCCGGAATCCTGACGCTGACGCCGCGGACGAGGACGTCGACCGGTCCCGCGCTGCTGTTCGGAACCGGCCTCGCCGCACTCTTCGGGCTGCTGCGCTTCCTCGGCGAGGCGATCGCGCTCTCCCAGACCGGGGACGCCGAGCTGAAAACCGGCTACACCTTCGAACTGCTCGCCCACATCGCCTGGGTGGTCGCGGGGGCGAGCGCGCTCGCGGCGCTCCGGCGGAACCCCGCGGTCGCACTGGGCGCCGGGCCGGTGCGCGGCCGGCCGGCGTGGGCGGCGATCGGGCTCGGCGCGACGGCCGCGAGCGGCTGGATCGTCCAGCTCGTCGACCTGAACACCTACGACGCCAGTGACGCCGGCCGGGCGACCGCCTACTTCCTGCTCGGCGCTCTGCTGGCCGTGTCCGTGCCGGTCGTCGCCATGGCGCTTCGCCCGAGCCCGGTCGGCTGCGCGGTGCTGGCCACGGGGACCGCCGGGCTGCTCGGCGTGCTGGCACCGACGTTCGCCTCCGTCGTGGAGGCGAGTTCCCTGGCGCTGGGCGGGCAGCTGATCGCCGTGGGGGCCCTCGTGCTGCTGGCCGCCGACACCGTCGTCCTGACCGTCCGGGCCCGGAATCAGCCGAACGGGCGACAGTCCTGAGTTGTCGTCCGGGCACCGCAGGGGTACCACGACGATCATGAGGATGCTTCTCGCGGCCGTGGCCGTGCTCGCCGGGCAGGTCTCGAGCAGCGGGGTGCAGCCCGATCCGCCCAGCTGGGGGCTGGACCGGATCGACCAGCGGACCGGTCTCGACCACGCCTACCACTACGCGAGCGACGCGTCGGACGTCACGATCTACGTGATCGACAGCGGCGTCGACGCGAAGCACCCCGAGTTCCAGGGCCGGGTCGCGCCCGGGCGGGACTTCCTCGGCGGCGGGTCCGACACGTCCGACCTCAACGGCCACGGCACCCGCCTGGCCGGCATCGCCGCGGGCAAGGACCACGGTGTCGCGAAGGGCGCGCAGATCGTGCCGGTGCGGGTGCTCGACAAAGACGGCGGCGGCGCGACCGACCAGATCATCGCGGGCATCGACTGGGTCGCGCAGAACGCCCAGCAGCCCGCCGTCGCCGTCCTCGGCATCGGCGGGGTGCCGAACGACCAGCTCGACGCCGCGGTCAAGCGGCTGGCGACGGTGGTGCCGATCGCCGTGCCCGCGGGCAGCGAGACGGCCGACGCGAGCGGCTTCTCGCCGGGCCGGGTGCCGGAGGCGCTGACGGTCGGGGCGTCCGACGCCCAGGACCGCCCGGACAAGACGTCGAACTCGGGCCAGGCCGTCGACCTGTACGCCCCGGGCACCGACATCCCGTCCCCGATCGCGGGCGGCACGGGCGCGGGCCCGGAGTCGGGCACGTCGATGGCGGCGGCGTTCGCGGCCGGCGTGGCGGCGCTGTACCGCGCCCAGCACCCCGGTGACATCCCGGCCCAGGTGGACGAGGCCGTGATCCGCGCGGCGACGCCGGACGCGCTCAAGGGAGTCCCGGACGGCACGGCCAACCGGCTGCTGTATGCGCCGCCGGGTGGCTGAGAGGTCGGTTGTCCACAACTCGGCCGAGGTGTGGAAACCGTGCCCGATCTGCGGCTTTTCCGGCTTGTGCGTCGGCCCGGGGCCGATAGGCTGGAGACGGGACGGACCCCCGGGAGGGTGGGCGCTGCGCTGGGGCCGTCGGGGTGCAGCCGGCCACGGCCGAGCGGTTGCGCCGTGCGCCGTCTGGCGACCGAGGTCCGGCTCCGGGAAGCTGGTCCCGGAGGAGGTGCGTCATGCCCGGATTCCCGTTCGAACGCCGGTCGCCCTCGTTCGACCTGGCCGAACTGATCGGCCGGAAAACCGAGGACGCCCGGCAGCGGTGCGAGCGCGACGGCTTCCAAGTGCAGGTCTTCGACCTCGACCGGCACCCGGCGGTCACGTTGGAATACAACCCGAACCGCATCCGGCTCACCACGCGCCGAGGTGTCGTCGAGGACTGCCGCCAAGGCTGACCAGCGAACCTCCCGGTCCGCATGATGTCCATCACCCGGGACTGAACTCCCGCAGAGCGGGAAGAACCGGGTAACGTGCGTTGACTTACCGATCCAAGAGGGAAGGACCGGGCATGTTCCGC
Protein-coding sequences here:
- a CDS encoding uracil-DNA glycosylase, with the protein product MTARPLQDIVEAGWAKALEPVAPQVAAMGEFLRAEIAAGRTYLPAGEHVLRAFKQPFHDVRVLIVGQDPYPTPGHAVGLSFSVAPDVRPIPKSLVNIYKEYTEDLGHPLPSNGDLTPWADQGVLLLNRALTVQPGKSNSHQGKGWEEVTEQAIKALAARSEPMVAILWGRNARNLRPMLGEVPCIESAHPSPLSAHNGFFGSRPFSRANQLLEQQGAAPVDWKLP
- a CDS encoding alpha/beta hydrolase yields the protein MNVTSADGTSICFEQRGDGPPVILVGGAFNDRTTVAALADVLASDFTTIAYDRRGRGDSGDSAEYAMEREIEDIAALIAQVGGTASVFGHSSGAVLALEAAAAGLPIDRVVAYEPPYATDEHPRADVVAEVRAQLAAGDRDGAVATFLKVAGTPDEMIEGMKQAPVWAWFTALAHTLPYDLTICGPDTHPRTENLARIKVPTLVIGGGASDEALQSGARAAAAAVPGARHETLAGQDHGVLQFPETLKPLLTDFLKRT
- the rpmB gene encoding 50S ribosomal protein L28, which translates into the protein MAAVCDVCGKGPGFGKSVSHSHRRTNRRWNPNIQTVHAKVGVSQRKRLNVCTSCIKAGKVVRG
- a CDS encoding DAK2 domain-containing protein, producing the protein MRVLDAAAVSAWAAGCVRSLASLRPAIDEINVYPVADSDTGSNMLFTMTGAARALSEATPGDAAEALKVLARGAVASAKGNSGVILSQVVRGLADRAEGDLDGPWLAAALGHADEVATGAVSRPVAGTILTVLHAVALAVRGDTSSLAEIAAKAAKEAAHALEKTPEQLPALARAGVVDAGARGLVAVLDALVGVLTGAPIEQEHPLEVHAIAHAETYAWEVMYLLDGVDEASLPTLRKELSGLGDSVTVAGDGSGSHAVHVHCADIGAAIEAGLALGRPRKIRVEPLLTATPIEPGGGIDRTVVAVVHGGALAELLRAESIPVLAVPEGGTPSVEDMMGLLNEAPGQQVTVLPGSAALTAAADAAAGHAMAADRDVVVIPCASPVQVLAALAVHDAGRRTNDDVVAMAEAAAATRRGELRIAQEESLTWVGRAQSGDVVGLVDDEVVLIEPAPASETNLVAAAMKVLNRMLALGGELVTVLSGAAAPPGVAEELAEQLRVEHPEVELAGYASGQADAVLLMGVE
- the recG gene encoding ATP-dependent DNA helicase RecG; this encodes MAGLRDKLPLLLGAKTAKALATSLDIETVSDLLRHYPRRYAERGELTDIHGLELGEHATVLARIEKVSKRRMKARNGTILDMVITDGKRRLTCAFFNQAWREKDLVPGKTGLFAGKVSAFRDTLQLTNPEYELFDAENEAEAMDNFLAAIIPVYPAAQGMPTWSIAKCVRQVLDVLEVDDDPMPAELRRLHRLADLDNALRGIHRPENWAHLEASKKRLKWDEAMAVQLIFAQRRHSAISRPAKANPHVSGGLMDAFDKRLPFDLTAGQRGIGDEIAADLASEHPMNRLLQGEVGSGKTVVALRAMLQVVDNGRQAAMLAPTEVLAAQHARSLREMLGDLGQAGELGAAENATRVTLLTGSMGAKERKKSLLEIVSGEAGIVVGTHALIQDHVEFADLGLAVVDEQHRFGVEQRDALRTRGAGDTSPHVLVMTATPIPRTVAMTVYGDLEVSALREMPVGRSPIATTVVPVAEKPAWFERIWQRVREEVGKGHQAYVVCPRIGDEPPSDKSDKRPPLAVLEVAPELEHGPLQGLKIGVLHGRMPPDDKDAVMRAFSAGDLDVLVATTVIEVGVNVPNATAMVIMDADRFGVSQLHQLRGRVGRGSVPGLCLLVTETLDGTATRERLAAVESTTDGFELSRLDLELRREGDILGAAQSGKRSTLKLLSLLRDEDVIAASRALAQELVTQDPELTKYRGLAQMVADVVDVERAEYLEKS
- a CDS encoding GNAT family N-acetyltransferase → MSAVRAASVADAPAIGEVHVRSWQAAYAGLIPDGFLARLSAESRAASWARRIADGNGQVLVVEEDGVVAGFAAFGPSQLYALYLLPEFWGRGLGRVLHDRVVEELSGDSAVLWVLATNERAKAFYVRQGWVDDGARQTETIDDGRVTLEEMRYRRRLP
- a CDS encoding TetR/AcrR family transcriptional regulator; translated protein: MATEISGTKRPGGRTERTRLAALDATLELLGERGYAELTVEAVADRSGVHKTTLYRRWESAEGLVAAALLMGAEQEWAVPDTGSLEGDLRAINLELVRYFTTPGERELPTASISAAFLSPRAADALREFYVDRHARSAAAVARAIERGEVPPGTDPVEAVRVACGPIFYRLFVSREGVTPADAGVAAAAAATAAKAGVFTATGGGTASPPG
- a CDS encoding erythromycin esterase family protein codes for the protein MTGTVAVAEIADLIGDAEVVAIGENNHHIREFGVLRDRLLRHLVTERGFTVLGFEGGFAEGHLVDAWLRGGPGEVADVARDGFTFGLGDSAEMHEMLTWLRGRGVRFAGLDVPSSAGSPVPALQALRAEVRRVDPANVSLADNALSACEPYASVSSAVAPGRYAAMNPEARAAATRALIVLKRHVESLGCDPVAAHHAEGALRVDLYLRELHALMAGQAPEPQSSSRDRYMAATVRLLRRLHPGEKIVLMLHNGHLQRIPFSPMPGMTAPSAGTHLAAELGDKYFALALTAVSGTTTGLAPDPAFPLGFRMFEQALGEPAEGSVEAVLADRAPCVVAHPAATAIRHAHMTPSVDVAAAWDAVVCLEKQETIFGGTAG
- a CDS encoding caspase family protein gives rise to the protein MAGRRRALIVANGEYDNAGLQRLGSPAADADALAGVLADRAISDFDVSVVRNETAHVVQAEIEDLCLEGRPDDVLLLHFSCHGLKDDAGGLYFAARNTRPDRLRSTAVSAEFVQQCIRQSRSRSIVLLLDCCYGGAYGQGVAVRASGDANVLDSFRGGRGRAVITASNSIEYAFEGATLASDEPAEPSVFTSALVEGLRTGEADRDEDGWIALGELYEYLFDRVRERNPKQTPSRDIEMQGELYLAKSRRRRIKPSRVPPDLAAAIGAENPFTRLGAVAELRRRLSSSNLPVAMGAFEALRVMVSTDIEHVAAAASDALSFAVVRVDVPSVRLTAPAGARASASLRVSGPPVAREVRFEASHPWIAVAEVSGGAQLSVTAGESGTRQGKVVVSGPTGDVVVAVEIEALPVAEPEPEAVVAEVEPEAVAREPEAVVAEAEPEQTAPEPAVEPHPAVGAAPQPAVGAVSDPAAAAEPEPAVGAAPDPAAAAAPGSVAAEQTGRPAADSGPEPAVAAVAQPAAAAPVPVARPSTEPAGAMDPVGGFAGVVAIAGAVFAVAGLPLNYRYDYSLTQYRPGMESAVLIVAACALVAGILTLTPRTRTSTGPALLFGTGLAALFGLLRFLGEAIALSQTGDAELKTGYTFELLAHIAWVVAGASALAALRRNPAVALGAGPVRGRPAWAAIGLGATAASGWIVQLVDLNTYDASDAGRATAYFLLGALLAVSVPVVAMALRPSPVGCAVLATGTAGLLGVLAPTFASVVEASSLALGGQLIAVGALVLLAADTVVLTVRARNQPNGRQS
- a CDS encoding S8 family peptidase, with the translated sequence MLLAAVAVLAGQVSSSGVQPDPPSWGLDRIDQRTGLDHAYHYASDASDVTIYVIDSGVDAKHPEFQGRVAPGRDFLGGGSDTSDLNGHGTRLAGIAAGKDHGVAKGAQIVPVRVLDKDGGGATDQIIAGIDWVAQNAQQPAVAVLGIGGVPNDQLDAAVKRLATVVPIAVPAGSETADASGFSPGRVPEALTVGASDAQDRPDKTSNSGQAVDLYAPGTDIPSPIAGGTGAGPESGTSMAAAFAAGVAALYRAQHPGDIPAQVDEAVIRAATPDALKGVPDGTANRLLYAPPGG